In one Winogradskyella sp. MH6 genomic region, the following are encoded:
- a CDS encoding OmpA/MotB family protein: MKKLMLLSVCSMVLLASCVSKKEYAALEAKQQETQDLLNTATVKLNKCLSDAAAANARVETMKDQLADLRKANQDLIDTKGNLTTLTQKGAENLEKSLESLKEKDLKISRLQDALTKKDSVTLAIVTSLKKEVGIDDPDIEINVEKGVVFISIADKLLFKSGSYTVTDRAKEILAKVAKVINSKPNFEAMVEAHTDNVPYNKPPLLDNWDLSVKRATSVVRVLESLEVNPQQLIAAGRSHYVPLVANDTAENRAKNRRTRIVVLPKIDQFYEMIEEEMKNLSAGN; the protein is encoded by the coding sequence ATGAAAAAACTAATGTTATTAAGTGTTTGCTCAATGGTGTTGCTAGCATCTTGCGTATCGAAGAAAGAATATGCTGCACTTGAAGCAAAACAACAAGAAACACAAGATTTATTAAATACTGCTACTGTAAAATTAAATAAATGTCTCTCTGATGCTGCTGCGGCAAATGCCAGAGTAGAAACCATGAAAGATCAGTTAGCTGATTTACGTAAAGCGAATCAAGATTTAATTGACACCAAAGGAAACTTAACAACCTTAACACAAAAAGGTGCTGAAAACCTTGAAAAATCTTTAGAAAGCTTAAAAGAAAAAGATTTAAAGATTTCTCGTTTACAAGACGCCTTAACTAAAAAGGATAGTGTAACACTTGCTATCGTTACTAGTTTAAAAAAGGAAGTTGGTATTGACGATCCAGACATTGAAATTAACGTAGAAAAAGGTGTTGTATTTATCTCTATTGCTGATAAGTTATTATTTAAAAGCGGAAGTTATACTGTAACAGATAGAGCTAAAGAAATTTTAGCTAAAGTAGCTAAGGTAATCAACAGTAAGCCTAATTTTGAAGCTATGGTGGAAGCACATACAGACAATGTACCTTATAATAAACCTCCATTATTAGACAACTGGGATCTTAGTGTAAAACGTGCAACCTCTGTTGTTAGAGTTTTAGAAAGCTTAGAAGTAAACCCTCAGCAACTAATTGCAGCTGGACGCAGTCACTATGTGCCATTAGTAGCAAATGATACTGCTGAAAACAGAGCAAAAAATAGACGTACAAGAATAGTTGTACTTCCTAAAATTGATCAGTTCTACGAAATGATTGAAGAAGAAATGAAAAATCTTTCTGCAGGAAACTAA
- a CDS encoding T9SS type A sorting domain-containing protein → MRLILCFSLFWVLSFLGINAQQFTLETSLDTTVSETSGLLYINNTLITHNDSANTNQLFDIDISTGNVTRTVTVTNATNIDWEDLTQDGTYIYIGDFGNYQGDRTDLKVYRIAISDYLNNTSVTADVINFSYADQTDFTTNPFATNFDAESLIHYNNSLYVFTRNWLDGNTNIYELPKTPGSHSISMVDSITAGGLVSGATFNTLSNEIVITGFDGGGAFLIELSGFNSGLFSNGSVTKTSIAVPENYSFQIEGIYPLNANEYYITAEENGALQPALYSFNTSTLSMNETELTSISFYPNPAKTKITLSEENLQTKIYNVTGQLVKTSSKKHIDVSGLTSGIYLITIEDTSGKNTIRKRLLIE, encoded by the coding sequence ATGAGACTTATTCTCTGTTTTAGTCTATTTTGGGTTTTATCATTTTTAGGCATCAATGCGCAACAGTTTACATTAGAAACTTCATTAGACACAACCGTCAGTGAAACCTCAGGGTTATTGTATATTAACAACACATTGATTACGCATAACGATAGTGCAAATACCAATCAACTTTTTGATATAGATATTTCTACAGGAAATGTAACTCGTACAGTTACTGTTACTAATGCTACTAATATCGATTGGGAAGATCTTACTCAAGACGGAACATACATTTACATTGGCGATTTTGGTAATTACCAAGGGGATAGAACAGATTTAAAGGTTTACAGAATTGCCATTTCAGATTATTTGAATAATACTTCTGTTACCGCAGATGTCATTAACTTTAGTTACGCTGATCAAACAGATTTTACAACAAATCCGTTTGCTACCAATTTTGATGCAGAGAGCTTAATACATTATAATAATAGTCTTTATGTGTTTACCCGAAATTGGCTAGATGGCAACACCAACATTTACGAATTACCAAAAACACCTGGCTCACACAGTATTTCTATGGTTGATAGTATTACAGCAGGTGGTTTGGTATCTGGAGCGACATTCAATACATTGAGTAACGAAATTGTTATTACAGGATTTGATGGTGGTGGCGCTTTTTTAATTGAATTAAGCGGGTTTAACTCTGGCTTATTTTCTAACGGAAGTGTTACAAAAACCTCTATTGCTGTACCAGAAAATTATTCATTTCAAATCGAAGGTATATATCCTCTTAACGCAAACGAGTATTATATAACAGCTGAAGAAAACGGTGCTCTTCAACCTGCTTTGTATAGCTTCAATACCTCTACCCTTTCTATGAATGAAACTGAATTGACATCGATTTCATTTTACCCAAATCCAGCTAAAACCAAAATTACGTTGAGCGAAGAAAATCTTCAAACTAAAATCTATAATGTAACTGGTCAACTCGTGAAAACATCAAGCAAAAAACATATTGATGTTTCAGGTTTAACTTCTGGAATATATCTCATAACCATTGAAGATACCTCTGGAAAAAACACAATAAGAAAACGCTTGTTGATAGAATAA
- a CDS encoding glycosyltransferase family 2 protein — MYSDKDIAIVILNWNGKTLLEQFLPSILKYSEAAKIYVADNASTDNSVEFLKTSFPEVTIIQNSENGGYAKGYNEALQHVSEPLLCLLNSDIEVTENWLHGILTAFNSEAKPDILQPKILDYKDKSKFEYAGAAGGFIDKYGYPFCRGRIFDSIEDDKGQYNNVIDIFWASGACFFIKNEVFKTLNGFDESYFAHMEEIDLCWRAYNSNYKTQYVGTSTVYHVGGATLSNTNPKKTYLNFRNSLMTLVKNTEKNVFSKAITRMFLDGVAGIRFLFQLKPLHFWAVLKAHYSFYINLGRILKERRTLKRRSNYYQTSSIVWSYFIKKVKTFNCL; from the coding sequence ATGTACAGCGACAAGGATATAGCAATTGTTATTTTAAACTGGAACGGTAAAACTCTGTTAGAGCAATTTTTACCTTCGATTTTAAAGTATTCTGAAGCTGCTAAAATTTATGTTGCAGACAATGCCTCTACTGATAATTCTGTTGAATTTTTAAAAACTTCGTTTCCTGAGGTTACAATAATTCAAAATTCTGAAAATGGTGGTTATGCTAAAGGTTATAACGAAGCGTTGCAACATGTTTCTGAACCACTACTTTGCCTTTTAAATAGTGACATTGAAGTTACTGAGAATTGGCTTCATGGAATTCTAACGGCTTTCAATTCTGAAGCTAAACCAGACATCCTTCAACCTAAAATATTAGATTACAAAGACAAGTCAAAATTTGAATATGCTGGTGCTGCAGGTGGATTTATAGATAAGTATGGTTATCCTTTTTGTAGAGGTCGTATTTTTGATAGCATTGAAGACGACAAAGGGCAATACAATAATGTCATAGATATTTTTTGGGCTTCTGGTGCTTGTTTCTTTATTAAAAATGAGGTTTTCAAAACTTTAAACGGCTTTGATGAAAGCTATTTTGCGCACATGGAAGAGATAGATTTATGTTGGCGCGCCTACAATAGTAATTATAAAACACAATATGTTGGCACATCTACAGTGTATCATGTTGGTGGTGCAACTCTAAGTAATACCAATCCTAAAAAGACATACTTAAATTTTAGAAATAGCCTTATGACTTTGGTTAAAAACACAGAAAAAAACGTGTTTTCTAAGGCTATAACAAGAATGTTTTTAGATGGTGTTGCAGGTATTAGGTTTTTATTTCAGTTAAAACCTTTACATTTTTGGGCAGTTTTAAAAGCACATTATTCGTTTTATATAAATTTGGGTAGAATTTTAAAGGAACGCAGAACACTCAAGAGACGTTCTAATTATTACCAAACCTCTTCTATTGTTTGGTCTTATTTTATAAAGAAGGTAAAAACTTTTAATTGTTTATAA
- a CDS encoding CPBP family intramembrane glutamic endopeptidase: MRLNYIQQAYKGQREIWMFILTTVLVAGIFLLNFVFYLITDPSEMEAAYEMMKDIPSSLNLAINLIPFAFLLGLLFVLVKYVHQRSILSLTTTRRKVDYGRVFFAFMMIAVFTIVSFIVGYNIDASEIVYQFDFKKFSILFLVSIVLFPFQIGLEEYLFRGYFMQYIGVYVKNKWFPLILTSVLFGIAHSANPEVTNVGFWKMMIFYIGTGLLLGIMTLMDDGLELALGFHLGNNLLASLLVTADWTALQTDAIFKSTAEPSMSIVGEILIPVLVVYPIMLLILSKKYGWKNWQERLFGKVYEPPKEDYKIIGE, translated from the coding sequence ATGAGACTTAATTACATACAACAAGCCTATAAAGGTCAACGAGAAATCTGGATGTTTATCCTAACTACAGTATTGGTTGCAGGTATCTTCTTGCTAAACTTTGTGTTTTATTTAATAACAGATCCTTCAGAAATGGAGGCTGCTTATGAAATGATGAAGGATATACCATCTAGTCTCAATCTAGCAATTAATCTTATACCTTTTGCATTTTTATTGGGTCTATTGTTTGTGTTGGTAAAATATGTTCACCAACGTAGTATTTTATCCTTAACTACAACTAGACGCAAAGTTGATTATGGTAGGGTATTTTTTGCTTTTATGATGATTGCTGTTTTTACAATAGTATCATTCATTGTAGGCTATAACATTGATGCTTCAGAGATTGTTTATCAATTTGACTTTAAGAAGTTTTCAATTTTATTTTTAGTAAGTATTGTTCTTTTTCCTTTTCAGATAGGATTAGAAGAATACCTGTTTAGAGGTTATTTTATGCAGTATATTGGTGTTTATGTAAAAAATAAATGGTTTCCATTAATCCTTACTTCGGTTTTGTTTGGTATAGCTCATAGTGCAAACCCAGAAGTTACTAATGTTGGTTTTTGGAAAATGATGATATTTTACATAGGTACAGGTTTGTTATTAGGTATTATGACTTTAATGGATGACGGATTAGAACTTGCCTTAGGGTTCCATCTAGGAAACAACTTGCTTGCATCTCTTTTGGTTACAGCAGATTGGACAGCATTACAAACCGATGCCATCTTTAAAAGTACTGCTGAGCCATCAATGAGTATTGTTGGCGAAATTTTAATACCAGTATTGGTTGTTTATCCAATTATGTTGCTAATTTTATCTAAGAAATATGGTTGGAAAAACTGGCAAGAACGTTTGTTTGGTAAGGTATACGAACCACCAAAAGAAGATTATAAAATTATAGGAGAATAA
- a CDS encoding YceI family protein, translating to MKRTIILLIFMAVCIFTGCKKEANTNSENLLVSKEEIPEKSTANLEGKIAINLEKSVVKWKGSMLFSFGNHFGTVDFKAGSLEFENNEIKDGSFVVDMTTIVNTDGDYSEDLVNHLKNDDFFDVEKFPESKLEFTSFEKVNDNRLKIDANLTIKNVTKPVTLFNVEYYPNEQKLSTKFKIDRTEFGITYSSKGVAKVKDYAISDAVELEVEVHFNH from the coding sequence ATGAAACGAACAATTATTCTATTAATCTTTATGGCAGTTTGCATTTTTACTGGTTGTAAGAAAGAAGCAAACACAAACAGCGAGAATTTATTGGTGTCAAAAGAAGAAATTCCAGAAAAAAGTACAGCAAATTTAGAAGGAAAGATTGCAATTAATTTAGAGAAGAGTGTTGTAAAGTGGAAAGGTTCTATGCTTTTTAGCTTTGGAAACCACTTTGGAACGGTAGATTTTAAAGCAGGTTCCCTAGAGTTTGAAAATAATGAAATTAAAGACGGTAGTTTTGTTGTAGATATGACTACTATTGTTAATACAGATGGAGATTATAGTGAAGATTTGGTAAACCACTTAAAGAATGATGACTTTTTTGATGTTGAAAAATTTCCAGAGTCTAAATTAGAGTTTACAAGCTTTGAAAAGGTTAATGATAATAGGCTTAAAATAGATGCAAACCTAACTATTAAAAATGTTACAAAGCCAGTAACTTTATTCAATGTAGAATATTATCCAAATGAACAGAAGCTTTCCACTAAATTTAAAATAGACAGAACAGAATTTGGGATAACCTACAGCTCAAAGGGAGTAGCAAAAGTTAAAGATTATGCGATTTCCGATGCTGTAGAACTTGAGGTCGAAGTGCATTTTAACCATTAG
- a CDS encoding o-succinylbenzoate synthase produces the protein MIATYHKYTLNFKRPSGTSRGVMTTKETWFILLKEEGKTGIGECGILRGLSIDDKPDYEDKLKWVCNNVHLGLEFLLKELIEYPSIQFGLETAFKSLESASKFNLFPSKFTKGQDTIPINGLVWMGNEVFMRKQVKEKIEAGFDCIKLKIGAIDFQTELDILKSIRKEFSISDIELRVDANGAFSPKEALEKLKRLSEYQLHSIEQPIKPKQFEEMASLCETTPLPIALDEELIGVFSKENKLQVLQTIKPQYIILKPSLVGGFNGSQQWINIAEDLNIKWWITSALESNIGLNAIAQWTYTLKNTMPQGLGTGSLYTNNFASPLTVKNGTLQYDLNKDWKFKI, from the coding sequence ATGATAGCCACTTACCATAAGTATACTCTCAATTTTAAGCGACCAAGCGGTACGTCTAGAGGTGTTATGACAACCAAAGAAACCTGGTTTATTCTTCTCAAAGAAGAGGGTAAAACAGGAATAGGTGAGTGTGGCATTTTAAGAGGTTTGAGTATAGATGATAAACCAGATTATGAAGACAAACTAAAATGGGTTTGTAATAATGTTCATCTTGGTTTAGAGTTTTTGTTAAAGGAGCTAATAGAATATCCAAGTATTCAATTTGGATTAGAAACAGCTTTTAAATCTTTAGAAAGCGCATCTAAATTCAACCTTTTTCCATCTAAATTTACTAAAGGGCAAGATACTATTCCGATTAATGGATTGGTTTGGATGGGAAACGAAGTCTTTATGCGTAAGCAAGTAAAGGAAAAAATTGAAGCTGGATTTGACTGTATAAAACTAAAAATTGGTGCTATAGATTTTCAAACCGAGCTTGATATTCTAAAGTCTATACGAAAAGAGTTTTCAATTTCAGATATAGAATTGCGTGTAGATGCTAATGGAGCATTTTCTCCTAAAGAAGCTCTCGAAAAATTGAAGCGTCTTTCGGAATATCAATTACATTCCATAGAACAACCCATTAAACCAAAGCAGTTTGAGGAGATGGCAAGCCTTTGCGAAACTACACCATTACCAATTGCTTTAGATGAAGAATTAATAGGTGTGTTTTCAAAAGAAAATAAACTACAGGTGCTTCAAACTATAAAACCACAATATATCATCTTAAAGCCAAGTCTTGTTGGTGGTTTTAACGGAAGTCAACAATGGATAAATATTGCCGAAGATTTAAATATAAAATGGTGGATAACTAGTGCGCTAGAAAGTAATATAGGCTTAAACGCCATAGCACAATGGACTTATACATTAAAAAATACGATGCCTCAAGGGCTAGGAACAGGAAGTTTATATACTAATAATTTTGCTTCACCATTAACCGTAAAAAATGGTACTTTGCAATACGATTTAAACAAAGATTGGAAATTTAAAATATGA
- a CDS encoding type I restriction enzyme HsdR N-terminal domain-containing protein, which yields MQKLNFPQFEYRFKSTENKVSIFDVIRKKFIVLQPEEWVRQHCVHYLINEKNYPKSLINVEKELNINGLKKRYDIVIFNSDGSILLIVECKSYDITINQDTFDQIARYNLALNAEFLMVTNGINHYYCQMDTEAECYQFLRDIPNYKKA from the coding sequence GTGCAAAAACTTAACTTTCCACAGTTTGAATACCGATTCAAAAGTACAGAAAATAAAGTTTCTATTTTTGATGTTATTCGGAAAAAATTCATCGTCCTTCAACCCGAAGAATGGGTGAGACAACATTGTGTCCACTATCTAATTAATGAGAAAAATTATCCTAAATCGTTAATTAATGTTGAAAAAGAATTAAACATTAACGGCTTAAAGAAACGCTACGATATTGTTATCTTCAATTCTGACGGTAGCATCCTACTCATCGTTGAATGTAAATCGTATGACATTACTATAAACCAAGATACTTTCGACCAGATTGCACGTTATAATTTAGCGTTAAATGCCGAATTTCTAATGGTAACAAACGGCATAAATCACTATTATTGTCAAATGGACACTGAGGCTGAATGTTATCAGTTCTTAAGAGATATTCCTAATTATAAAAAGGCATAA
- a CDS encoding SDR family oxidoreductase has product MTFDNKVFWITGASSGIGKALVLELSKQNCKLIISSRRETVLNTVKNECQQPEHIKVLPLDLADYKTMPTIIEKAISLFGNVDILINNGGISQRSLIIDTDIEVDKKLMDIDYLGTVALSKALLPHFIANQSGHFVTVTSLMGKFSSPYRSAYCGAKHALHGFFDALRLEHDKDNIKVTMICPGFVNTNVARNALTGDGSTQNEQDTATENGLDVDVFAKRMLKAIKKQKFEVYIGKGETKGVYLKRFFPKLLHKVVLRSQVR; this is encoded by the coding sequence ATGACATTTGACAATAAAGTTTTTTGGATAACAGGAGCTTCGAGTGGTATTGGCAAAGCCTTAGTATTGGAATTGTCAAAACAAAATTGCAAACTCATAATATCATCTCGAAGAGAAACAGTTTTAAACACCGTTAAAAACGAATGTCAACAACCTGAACATATCAAAGTCCTCCCTTTAGATTTAGCAGATTATAAAACCATGCCAACCATAATAGAAAAAGCTATTTCATTGTTTGGCAACGTTGATATTCTCATCAACAATGGTGGCATTAGTCAGCGCTCTTTAATCATAGATACAGATATCGAAGTAGACAAAAAACTTATGGATATTGATTATTTAGGTACAGTAGCTCTGTCTAAAGCCTTACTTCCACATTTTATTGCCAATCAATCTGGTCATTTTGTTACTGTTACTAGTTTAATGGGCAAATTCAGCTCGCCTTATCGCTCTGCTTATTGCGGTGCAAAACATGCACTCCATGGCTTTTTTGATGCCTTAAGATTAGAGCACGATAAAGACAACATAAAAGTGACCATGATTTGCCCTGGTTTTGTAAATACTAACGTTGCGCGCAATGCATTGACAGGTGATGGCTCTACCCAAAACGAACAAGATACAGCAACAGAAAACGGCTTAGATGTTGATGTTTTTGCCAAACGGATGCTAAAAGCCATTAAAAAACAAAAGTTTGAAGTATATATTGGTAAAGGCGAAACCAAAGGTGTTTACCTGAAACGCTTTTTTCCTAAGTTATTGCATAAAGTTGTTTTGAGAAGTCAAGTACGGTAA
- the holA gene encoding DNA polymerase III subunit delta, giving the protein MDEVKALVADIKKGQIKPIYFLMGEEAYYIDKISDFIEDNLLDEAEKGFNQMVLYGRDVTIDDIVSNAKRYPMMAERQVVIVKEAQDLSRTIEKLASYAENPQPTTVLVVNYKYKKIDKRKALYKAINKNGSVVFESKKLYDNQVPDWIRRVLKGQGYDISPKAAQMLVEFLGTDLSKVNNELDKLKIVLPEGTQITPDHIEENIGISKDFNNFELRKAVGERNIVKAHQIAKYFADNPKDNPMVVTVALLFNFFSQLLHLHGMTDKNPRSVASALRVNPYFVNEYLTAARNYPMKKVSAVVALLREFDVKSKGVGANAVPQGDLLKELLVRIMG; this is encoded by the coding sequence TTGGACGAAGTAAAGGCATTAGTAGCAGATATTAAGAAAGGACAAATTAAGCCCATCTATTTTCTTATGGGTGAAGAGGCTTATTATATTGATAAAATTTCAGATTTTATTGAAGATAATCTTTTAGATGAAGCTGAGAAAGGGTTTAACCAAATGGTGCTTTACGGAAGAGATGTTACCATAGATGATATTGTAAGCAATGCCAAGCGTTATCCTATGATGGCAGAGCGCCAAGTGGTTATCGTAAAGGAAGCGCAAGACCTTAGTCGTACTATAGAAAAACTAGCATCGTATGCCGAAAATCCGCAGCCAACAACGGTTTTAGTCGTTAATTACAAGTATAAAAAAATTGATAAGCGCAAAGCATTATATAAGGCCATAAACAAAAACGGTAGTGTAGTTTTTGAAAGTAAAAAACTCTACGATAATCAAGTGCCAGATTGGATAAGACGTGTGCTAAAAGGGCAAGGATATGATATTTCGCCCAAAGCAGCTCAAATGCTGGTTGAGTTTTTAGGAACAGACTTAAGCAAGGTGAACAATGAGCTCGATAAGCTAAAAATTGTTTTACCAGAAGGCACGCAGATTACACCAGATCATATTGAGGAAAATATCGGAATAAGTAAAGATTTCAATAATTTTGAGCTACGTAAAGCTGTTGGTGAACGAAACATTGTAAAAGCACACCAAATTGCGAAGTACTTTGCAGATAATCCTAAGGATAATCCTATGGTAGTGACTGTAGCTTTGCTGTTTAATTTCTTTTCTCAGTTATTGCATCTTCATGGTATGACTGACAAAAACCCAAGAAGTGTGGCTTCAGCACTGAGGGTTAATCCTTACTTTGTAAATGAATATCTTACAGCTGCTCGCAACTATCCAATGAAAAAAGTAAGCGCTGTTGTAGCTTTACTCAGAGAATTTGACGTAAAAAGCAAAGGAGTAGGTGCTAATGCAGTTCCTCAAGGCGACTTGCTAAAAGAACTTTTGGTAAGGATAATGGGTTAA
- a CDS encoding AMP-binding protein: MAPKYDKVHNRFKLNGLHYDHEDLKEVAYSLIKEGEPYEKATGNFLIDWLNDKDYIEVNTSGSTGKPKLIKLKKQAMVNSAIATGDFFGLEPGNTAIDCLPSHYIAGKMMLVRAMILGLELDHVEPSAHPIFDYEKHYDFCAMIPLQLKHTLKYTYNIKTIIVGGSKVTQPLLERIKTCSPKVFETYGMTETVTHVAVRQLASKVSKGEKYFNAIPNVNFSQDERQCLVIHASNLLGEPLATNDIVKLKSETSFQLFGRYDNVINSGGVKLFPEQIEDKLHPAIDERFIVAGEEDETLGERLVLIVENPRDSAESIANRIKYIKDLTKFEVPKHIYITDKFVETVNGKIQRAKTIESVLG, from the coding sequence ATGGCACCAAAATACGATAAAGTTCATAATAGATTTAAACTAAACGGTCTGCACTACGACCACGAAGATTTAAAAGAAGTAGCATACAGTCTTATAAAAGAAGGCGAACCTTACGAAAAGGCTACAGGAAACTTTTTAATCGATTGGTTAAATGATAAAGATTATATAGAAGTTAATACGTCTGGATCAACAGGTAAACCAAAACTGATAAAACTCAAAAAACAAGCCATGGTAAATTCTGCCATTGCTACTGGAGATTTCTTTGGTTTAGAGCCAGGCAACACAGCTATAGATTGTTTACCAAGCCATTACATTGCAGGTAAGATGATGTTGGTGAGAGCCATGATTTTAGGGTTAGAGCTTGATCATGTAGAACCAAGTGCACATCCAATTTTCGATTATGAAAAACACTACGACTTTTGTGCTATGATTCCTTTACAGCTTAAGCACACGTTAAAGTATACTTACAATATAAAAACCATTATTGTAGGTGGATCTAAAGTGACACAACCATTATTAGAGCGTATTAAAACTTGCAGTCCTAAAGTTTTTGAAACCTATGGAATGACAGAGACCGTTACTCATGTTGCTGTTAGACAATTGGCATCAAAAGTATCTAAAGGCGAGAAGTATTTTAATGCTATACCTAATGTGAATTTTTCTCAAGACGAGAGACAGTGTTTGGTTATACATGCATCTAATTTATTAGGAGAGCCTTTGGCAACAAATGATATTGTAAAATTAAAATCAGAGACCAGTTTTCAGTTGTTTGGGCGTTATGATAATGTCATTAATTCTGGTGGTGTAAAATTATTTCCAGAACAAATTGAAGACAAATTACATCCTGCTATAGACGAGCGTTTTATAGTTGCTGGAGAAGAAGATGAAACATTAGGGGAACGTCTTGTTTTAATAGTAGAAAATCCAAGGGATTCTGCTGAAAGTATTGCAAATAGGATAAAGTACATCAAAGACCTTACTAAATTTGAAGTGCCAAAGCATATTTATATTACTGATAAGTTTGTTGAGACTGTAAATGGTAAAATTCAGCGTGCTAAAACTATAGAATCGGTTTTAGGATAG
- a CDS encoding sterol desaturase family protein — MPDFPNIILYAIPFFILAMLLELYVTTREQLKHVKGYEPKDAFSSIAMGLGNVILGFASKVLVLLALTWVYENFRLFTIPVAWWSFVLLFFADDLAYYWFHRISHECRLFWASHVVHHSSQHYNLSTALRQTWSGGFYSFIFWLWLPLLGFHPAMILLQMSISLLYQFWIHTEAIDKMPRWFEAIFNTPSHHRVHHGSNPIYLDRNHAGILIIWDKLFGTFQPELDDEKVKYGLVTNINTYNPVKIAFIEWWNMLKDTFTGKKSLKDRFQYLIKPPGWKHDGTGKLSDDLREEWLNSKK; from the coding sequence ATGCCAGATTTTCCAAATATTATTCTTTATGCAATACCTTTTTTCATTTTAGCTATGTTGCTAGAATTATATGTTACTACAAGAGAACAATTAAAGCACGTAAAAGGTTATGAACCAAAGGATGCTTTCTCATCTATAGCAATGGGTTTGGGTAATGTAATCTTAGGATTTGCGAGTAAAGTGTTAGTCTTATTGGCTTTAACTTGGGTTTATGAAAACTTTAGATTGTTTACAATTCCGGTAGCATGGTGGTCTTTTGTTCTACTATTTTTTGCAGACGACTTGGCATATTATTGGTTTCATAGAATTTCGCATGAGTGTCGCTTGTTTTGGGCATCTCACGTGGTACACCATTCATCTCAACACTACAATTTAAGCACAGCATTACGACAAACTTGGTCTGGTGGTTTTTATTCGTTCATTTTTTGGCTGTGGTTACCGCTTTTAGGATTTCATCCTGCCATGATATTATTACAAATGTCCATTAGTTTATTATATCAGTTTTGGATTCATACCGAAGCCATAGATAAAATGCCACGTTGGTTTGAAGCCATATTTAATACACCTTCGCATCACAGAGTGCATCATGGTAGTAACCCGATTTATTTAGACCGAAATCATGCTGGAATATTGATTATTTGGGATAAACTCTTCGGAACATTTCAACCAGAGTTAGATGACGAAAAGGTAAAATATGGACTTGTAACTAACATCAACACTTATAATCCTGTTAAGATTGCTTTTATTGAGTGGTGGAACATGCTAAAAGACACATTTACCGGAAAAAAATCTTTAAAAGATCGTTTTCAATATTTGATAAAACCACCAGGTTGGAAACACGATGGCACTGGTAAGCTAAGTGATGATTTACGTGAAGAATGGTTGAACTCCAAGAAATAA